From the genome of Kaistella daneshvariae, one region includes:
- a CDS encoding SusD/RagB family nutrient-binding outer membrane lipoprotein → MKKILNKLIIGALAAISLTSCQRDLLSLNENVKAPSVLPSETLLAMGQERFFYSTFTGSVNFNNYRFFVQQWTETTYTDETNYDLVTRNQPRNHWNRMYVNSLNNYEQAKKNLPSEAVLSEAERTNKMATLEISQIVVWENLVDTYGNVPYFDALGAAEGNFAPKYDDAKAIYADLLKRIDAVVAKIDAGASGYSTGDLVYGGNMTSWKHLANSVKLRLALNLADVDPATSKSAAEAAVASGVIASADESYTLDFAGGTYNNPVYDDLVASGRNDFVPTELVINMMNAKNDPRRAVWFTTVDGKYVGGVFGELNPFNGKSHMSDFWLAPNAPAPYLSYEEVLFMKAEAAARGYNVGGTAVEMYNKAVLTSMALNNVSTADAAAYLAAHPYDAVNWKKSIGEEAYIALFNQPFGAWLFSRRLDYPKFQNPTNNKLEGVPVRMPYSDQEYVLNKANVTAAATAIGGDKATTHLFWDKF, encoded by the coding sequence ATGAAAAAAATACTTAATAAACTTATCATAGGTGCGCTGGCTGCAATCAGCCTTACGTCGTGCCAAAGAGATTTGCTTTCATTAAATGAAAACGTAAAAGCACCCTCTGTATTGCCGTCAGAAACTTTACTGGCTATGGGGCAAGAAAGGTTTTTCTACTCTACTTTTACGGGCAGCGTAAATTTTAACAACTATCGTTTCTTTGTTCAACAATGGACCGAAACCACCTATACAGATGAAACAAATTACGACTTGGTTACCCGTAACCAACCTCGTAACCACTGGAACAGAATGTATGTGAACTCGTTGAACAACTACGAGCAGGCTAAAAAGAACCTTCCTAGCGAGGCAGTTCTTTCCGAAGCAGAACGAACAAATAAAATGGCTACTTTAGAAATTTCTCAGATTGTAGTTTGGGAAAACTTAGTAGACACTTACGGAAACGTACCCTATTTTGATGCTCTAGGCGCTGCAGAAGGTAATTTTGCTCCAAAGTATGACGATGCGAAAGCTATTTATGCTGATCTTCTAAAAAGAATCGATGCAGTTGTAGCAAAAATCGATGCAGGCGCAAGCGGGTACTCAACTGGGGACCTGGTATACGGTGGAAATATGACAAGTTGGAAACATTTGGCAAACTCGGTTAAGCTACGATTGGCTTTAAACTTAGCAGACGTAGATCCTGCAACTTCAAAATCAGCTGCAGAAGCAGCTGTCGCTTCAGGTGTAATCGCTTCAGCAGATGAATCTTACACGCTTGATTTCGCTGGCGGAACTTATAATAACCCAGTTTATGACGATTTAGTAGCTTCAGGTAGAAATGACTTTGTTCCAACAGAGCTTGTTATTAACATGATGAATGCTAAAAACGATCCTAGAAGAGCAGTTTGGTTCACTACAGTAGACGGTAAATATGTTGGTGGGGTATTCGGAGAATTAAATCCATTCAATGGAAAATCTCACATGAGTGATTTCTGGTTAGCGCCTAATGCACCAGCACCATACTTAAGCTACGAAGAAGTATTGTTCATGAAAGCTGAAGCAGCGGCAAGAGGATACAACGTAGGAGGAACTGCTGTTGAAATGTACAATAAAGCAGTACTAACTTCAATGGCCTTGAACAATGTTAGCACTGCTGATGCCGCAGCTTATTTAGCTGCTCATCCTTATGATGCTGTAAACTGGAAAAAATCAATTGGGGAAGAAGCGTACATCGCATTATTTAACCAGCCTTTTGGCGCTTGGTTATTCTCAAGAAGATTAGATTATCCTAAGTTTCAAAACCCTACAAACAATAAACTTGAAGGAGTACCGGTAAGAATGCCTTACTCTGATCAAGAATATGTATTGAACAAAGCAAACGTAACTGCTGCTGCTACCGCTATTGGTGGTGACAAAGCAACTACTCACTTGTTCTGGGATAAATTCTAA
- a CDS encoding SusC/RagA family TonB-linked outer membrane protein: MKKLTTSVLAVVLTASFALVNAQTRDTIKTQDIEGVVVTALGIKREKKSLGYSSQEVKADALTEGTTNTGNIASQLSGKVAGLNVTTTSNFGGSANLVIRGVKSVDGASPLVVIDGSPVNNTSSLYGNTDYGNALSDINQEDIASINVLKGAAASALYGERGLNGVILITTKNGRGNDDGSWGVTWSTGVQAGFVDKSTFAEYQDKYGGGYDTSFYTEDPAPDGNFYANFAEDASWGPRFNPNQLVYQWESLDPTSPTYGQATPWVAAKNTPIEFFETPFTFSNTVSLQKGNKSSNILFSYDNMTQSGLMPNSKLSKNTFSLKANYDFTDKLHASFYTTLTLQDTKGRAIGAYSDNIMSGFRQWWQTNVDILSLRDAYFRNIANPVEANNYGNVTWNPYDSSNLRPIFWNNPYFQAYENAPRDQRNRNFNVASLTYDFTKDISVMGRVSYDRSDLRVEQKMAIGTLATGFGASGNDVASGYARRDVRRSETNYDLIGNYKFDITDNINVSGIVGGTIRRNYNSSLYASTEGGLVIRNIYSLGNSAAPTLAPSESEVTWQTNSGYASASFDFYKIFYLDGTYRVDQSSTLPGGNNVYGYGSVTGALILSELIKPSWMNFWKLRANYAEVGGTADPYQLAYYYAPAGFFGNVGLSGTQTRQPNSDLKPQRAKEFEVGTEGSFFKNRFTFDLAYYKTKTINQILPTLPISSASGLSTASVNAGQIDNWGYEVALGLVPIKTSNFTWNMDINWSQNRNKVVELLHNEVSDVSNVLLQGYQGGVSLNAREGEAWGTLVGSDYVFLNGQPVVNATTGYYLKENNKIIGNATPDWIGGVRNSFDYKGLSLSFLIDVRQGGDVFSTDMYYGLATGLYPESAVGDVREKGIVWPGVNPDGKTNTTVTRNPSAFGSLDGYARMPASRFVYDGSYVKLREAAIGYTLPKSVLAGTWVRDAKVSLVGRNLWIIHKNLPYADPENMVGGGLSSYGWSIGSLPTTRDIGLNVTLKF; this comes from the coding sequence ATGAAGAAACTAACAACAAGCGTTTTAGCTGTAGTTTTGACTGCTTCATTTGCTTTGGTAAATGCACAGACAAGAGATACAATTAAAACACAGGATATCGAAGGCGTCGTAGTTACGGCTTTAGGTATTAAAAGAGAGAAAAAATCACTGGGTTACTCTTCTCAGGAGGTTAAAGCGGACGCTTTAACAGAAGGAACAACCAACACAGGAAACATTGCTTCTCAACTTTCAGGTAAAGTTGCAGGTCTTAATGTTACTACTACCAGTAACTTTGGGGGTTCTGCTAACTTGGTAATCAGAGGGGTTAAGTCTGTGGACGGCGCTTCTCCATTGGTGGTTATTGACGGTTCGCCTGTTAACAACACCTCTTCACTTTACGGTAATACAGATTACGGTAACGCGCTTTCTGATATCAACCAGGAAGACATCGCTTCAATTAACGTATTGAAAGGTGCGGCGGCATCTGCTCTTTATGGAGAAAGAGGTTTAAATGGTGTAATTTTGATTACTACCAAAAATGGTAGAGGAAATGATGACGGATCGTGGGGCGTAACCTGGTCAACAGGTGTTCAAGCAGGATTTGTTGATAAAAGCACTTTTGCTGAATACCAAGACAAATACGGTGGCGGATACGATACTAGCTTCTATACTGAAGATCCTGCACCAGACGGAAATTTCTATGCAAACTTTGCAGAAGATGCTTCTTGGGGACCAAGATTCAACCCGAATCAGTTGGTATACCAATGGGAATCTTTGGACCCTACTTCACCAACTTATGGTCAAGCGACTCCTTGGGTAGCTGCTAAAAACACTCCAATCGAATTTTTCGAAACACCATTCACTTTCTCGAATACTGTTTCTTTGCAAAAAGGCAATAAAAGCTCAAACATCTTGTTCTCTTATGATAACATGACGCAAAGTGGTTTGATGCCGAACTCAAAACTTTCAAAAAATACCTTCTCTTTAAAAGCAAATTACGATTTTACAGATAAGCTTCATGCTTCATTCTACACGACGTTAACTTTGCAGGATACTAAAGGTAGAGCAATCGGAGCATACAGTGACAATATTATGTCAGGTTTCAGACAATGGTGGCAAACCAACGTAGATATATTATCACTGAGAGATGCTTACTTCAGAAACATCGCAAATCCGGTTGAAGCTAACAACTACGGTAACGTAACATGGAACCCTTATGATTCCAGCAACTTAAGACCAATTTTCTGGAACAACCCTTATTTCCAGGCGTATGAAAATGCACCTAGAGACCAGAGAAACAGAAACTTCAATGTCGCAAGTTTAACCTATGACTTTACAAAGGATATCAGCGTAATGGGTAGAGTTTCTTACGATAGAAGTGATCTGCGCGTTGAGCAAAAAATGGCTATTGGTACACTAGCAACTGGTTTTGGTGCTTCTGGTAACGATGTGGCTTCCGGATATGCGAGAAGAGATGTTCGTAGATCCGAAACAAATTACGATTTGATCGGTAACTATAAATTTGATATTACAGATAATATCAATGTTAGTGGTATCGTTGGGGGAACTATCCGAAGAAACTACAATAGCAGCCTTTATGCTTCTACTGAAGGAGGATTGGTAATCAGAAACATCTATAGCCTTGGTAACAGTGCTGCACCTACCTTAGCACCTTCCGAAAGCGAAGTAACATGGCAAACGAACTCAGGATATGCTTCTGCATCTTTTGATTTCTACAAAATTTTCTATTTAGATGGAACATACCGTGTTGACCAGAGTTCAACGCTTCCAGGCGGAAACAACGTTTATGGTTACGGTTCTGTAACTGGAGCGTTGATTTTATCAGAATTGATAAAACCAAGCTGGATGAACTTCTGGAAATTAAGAGCAAACTACGCTGAAGTTGGTGGAACAGCAGATCCATATCAGTTAGCTTACTACTATGCTCCAGCAGGGTTCTTTGGAAATGTAGGTCTTTCCGGAACTCAAACAAGACAGCCAAATTCTGACTTGAAACCACAAAGAGCGAAAGAATTTGAGGTGGGTACTGAAGGTAGCTTCTTCAAAAACAGATTCACTTTTGATTTGGCATACTACAAAACGAAAACCATTAACCAGATTCTTCCTACTCTTCCAATTTCTTCAGCTTCAGGGCTTAGCACTGCTTCTGTAAATGCCGGACAGATTGACAACTGGGGTTATGAAGTCGCTTTAGGACTTGTTCCAATTAAAACTTCAAACTTCACTTGGAACATGGACATCAACTGGTCACAAAACAGAAACAAAGTTGTTGAACTTCTTCACAATGAAGTATCCGATGTTTCCAACGTATTACTTCAGGGATACCAAGGTGGTGTTTCACTTAACGCAAGAGAAGGTGAAGCTTGGGGTACTTTGGTAGGTAGTGATTATGTATTCTTAAACGGTCAGCCGGTAGTTAATGCTACAACAGGCTACTATTTAAAAGAAAACAACAAAATTATTGGTAATGCAACACCAGATTGGATCGGTGGTGTAAGAAACAGCTTCGATTACAAAGGGCTTAGCTTAAGCTTCCTAATTGATGTTAGACAAGGTGGTGATGTATTTTCTACTGATATGTATTACGGTTTGGCAACAGGTTTGTATCCTGAATCTGCCGTGGGTGATGTCAGAGAGAAAGGAATTGTATGGCCAGGTGTAAACCCCGATGGTAAAACGAATACAACTGTAACCAGAAATCCTTCTGCTTTTGGTTCATTAGACGGATATGCAAGAATGCCTGCTAGTCGTTTCGTTTATGACGGTTCATATGTGAAATTAAGAGAAGCTGCTATTGGCTATACCCTTCCGAAAAGCGTCTTGGCTGGAACTTGGGTGAGAGACGCTAAAGTATCTTTAGTAGGTAGAAACTTATGGATTATTCACAAAAACTTGCCTTACGCAGACCCTGAGAACATGGTGGGCGGCGGCCTTAGCTCTTACGGATGGTCAATCGGTTCTCTACCAACAACAAGAGATATCGGATTAAATGTTACTTTAAAATTCTAA
- a CDS encoding ribonuclease HII, which translates to MKLRKSWSSLYLEAGCDEVGRGCLCGPVVAAAVILPKKFKQNLVNDSKKLTFQTRMELDSYIKENVMEFAIAELPPSFIDEHNILNASIHAMHRAVDQLTTRPELILVDGNRFHAYPFIPHQCIVKGDEKFLSIACASILAKNYRDQLMIKLHDEFPQYGWNTNMGYATKAHQNALMEFGPTIHHRRSFRLDYSEAVPDLQEEYIEA; encoded by the coding sequence ATGAAATTGCGCAAGAGCTGGTCATCGCTCTACCTTGAGGCAGGATGCGATGAAGTGGGGAGAGGATGTCTTTGCGGTCCGGTCGTAGCTGCGGCGGTTATTTTACCGAAAAAATTTAAGCAAAATTTGGTTAATGATTCAAAAAAATTAACGTTTCAAACCCGAATGGAATTGGACTCCTATATTAAAGAAAATGTAATGGAGTTTGCAATTGCTGAGCTTCCACCGTCTTTCATTGATGAACACAATATTTTAAACGCCAGTATTCACGCGATGCACCGCGCCGTAGATCAGTTAACCACGCGGCCGGAACTGATTCTAGTGGACGGAAACCGATTTCATGCATACCCTTTTATTCCGCATCAGTGCATTGTAAAAGGTGATGAAAAATTTCTTTCGATAGCGTGTGCCTCAATTCTAGCAAAAAATTACCGCGACCAGCTGATGATAAAACTTCATGATGAATTTCCGCAGTATGGCTGGAACACCAACATGGGTTATGCGACAAAAGCACACCAAAATGCACTCATGGAATTTGGACCAACAATTCACCACCGGAGATCATTCCGACTGGATTACAGTGAAGCGGTACCCGATTTACAAGAGGAATATATAGAAGCATAA
- the yidC gene encoding membrane protein insertase YidC yields MQQNNGLDKNQLISFVLFSLLIMGAMFYFQNKQATEQQLAEPQKSTQVTPATTNATKPAVVANLNDSVQATSIQQVELKNKELTVSISTLGGQLSTVELNEYKAYNKNTDVNDKKLLLFDQNNSSYGFQFKDKTGKVFSTKDLVFTPSQNGNTVTMQANANGAVIQFIYTLLGKYTIDFNVKTQGLSQLVSDTKADFVWDFTARQHEKGRSQEQTHTEFNYVFDNYSSFDYDGRTTMEEPEETLNWLAIKQQFFSMVIEPQHGFKNSHGSQEMIDEGDFLKKFNFNGQVELAGGEMNQNFKWYFMPLDLPLLKSYDKNFDELLPLGWSFIGSLNRWFFIPLYNLISSWGIAAGWVIFLMTIFVKIILSPVMFKQHKLSAMMRVIRPEIDEVNAKYKDADPMKKQQETMAVYRKAGVNQMAGCLPGLIQVPIFYALFRFFPNMIDLRGKSFWFAKDLTAYDDVIKLPFSIPLLGDHLSIFAIACTVVILIYTMMTAGNIQQPTQEGMPNMKVIMYIFPITFLFFLNTSASGLSWYYFVSNAINILIILVIKYWILDEKKIHAQIQANKLKEPKKEGKLQKRMREMMEKAQEQQKLQQQQQSKKK; encoded by the coding sequence ATGCAGCAAAATAACGGTTTAGATAAAAACCAACTGATCAGTTTCGTTTTGTTTTCATTGTTGATTATGGGCGCCATGTTTTATTTTCAAAATAAACAGGCAACAGAACAGCAGTTAGCAGAACCGCAAAAGAGCACTCAAGTAACGCCAGCGACCACCAACGCAACAAAGCCCGCAGTTGTAGCCAACCTGAACGACAGTGTACAGGCAACGTCTATTCAGCAAGTTGAGTTAAAGAATAAGGAATTAACGGTTTCTATTTCAACTTTAGGTGGACAACTTTCTACCGTGGAACTGAACGAATACAAAGCGTACAATAAAAATACCGATGTAAACGACAAAAAATTGCTGCTGTTTGACCAGAATAATTCGTCTTACGGTTTTCAGTTTAAAGACAAAACCGGGAAAGTTTTCAGCACTAAAGATTTAGTTTTTACGCCTTCACAAAACGGAAATACCGTAACGATGCAGGCAAACGCAAATGGCGCTGTGATCCAGTTTATTTATACCTTACTTGGAAAATACACCATTGACTTTAATGTAAAAACACAAGGTTTATCACAATTGGTTTCTGACACCAAAGCTGATTTTGTTTGGGATTTCACCGCAAGACAGCATGAAAAAGGACGTTCGCAGGAACAGACGCATACCGAATTTAATTACGTTTTCGATAACTACAGCAGTTTCGACTACGACGGAAGAACCACTATGGAAGAACCGGAGGAAACGCTGAACTGGTTGGCTATTAAACAGCAGTTTTTTTCGATGGTGATTGAGCCGCAACACGGTTTCAAAAATTCGCACGGCAGCCAGGAGATGATTGATGAAGGCGATTTTCTGAAGAAATTTAATTTTAACGGTCAGGTTGAGTTAGCTGGAGGTGAAATGAACCAGAATTTCAAATGGTATTTTATGCCTTTGGATTTGCCTTTGCTGAAATCTTATGATAAAAACTTCGATGAATTGCTGCCTTTGGGTTGGTCATTTATCGGGTCTTTAAACCGTTGGTTTTTTATTCCGTTGTACAATTTGATTTCAAGTTGGGGAATTGCTGCGGGTTGGGTGATTTTCTTAATGACTATTTTCGTGAAGATTATTTTGTCGCCGGTGATGTTTAAGCAACATAAGCTGAGTGCGATGATGCGGGTAATCCGACCCGAAATTGATGAGGTGAATGCGAAATACAAAGACGCTGACCCGATGAAAAAGCAGCAGGAAACCATGGCGGTTTACCGGAAAGCAGGCGTGAACCAAATGGCGGGCTGCTTGCCGGGGCTTATACAGGTACCGATTTTCTACGCATTGTTCCGCTTTTTCCCGAATATGATTGATCTGCGAGGTAAAAGCTTTTGGTTTGCGAAAGATTTAACCGCTTATGATGACGTGATAAAACTGCCGTTTTCTATTCCTTTATTAGGAGATCATTTAAGCATTTTCGCGATTGCGTGTACGGTGGTAATTTTAATTTATACCATGATGACTGCCGGCAACATTCAGCAACCTACACAAGAAGGCATGCCGAATATGAAGGTGATCATGTATATTTTCCCGATTACTTTCCTTTTCTTTTTGAATACATCGGCCTCCGGATTGTCGTGGTATTATTTTGTATCCAATGCGATTAACATTTTAATCATCCTTGTGATTAAATACTGGATTTTGGATGAAAAGAAAATTCATGCCCAAATACAGGCAAATAAATTGAAAGAGCCGAAGAAAGAAGGTAAACTGCAGAAAAGAATGCGCGAAATGATGGAGAAAGCTCAAGAGCAGCAAAAACTTCAGCAACAGCAACAGTCTAAGAAAAAATAA